A portion of the Salarias fasciatus chromosome 15, fSalaFa1.1, whole genome shotgun sequence genome contains these proteins:
- the il20ra gene encoding interleukin-20 receptor subunit alpha isoform X2: MWAGFIFLIFWGLPLSVSIPPPGPVNVSFSSVNLRNVLHWSPGINTPDDTLFTVEYSIYGDSIEGNKGRRVRWRPVQKCREIVRTWCDLSGETEDEEQGYHARVRAVTRKASSRWVLTQRRFDPKVDTSFGPPLVSVEVENNSAIITLKGPMRYQSKNHSFVHSMAAIYPQMTYNLSVNNTYRNQVHHVPVAVSPHKYRQLDYNTEYCFSARSRFLAMPVQCQPSAWLCIVTPKDPLIEHLQKVVVSIVVPGLCFGVIAVAGYVLHHYLTGKGQKTPNMLNSSYFQPAPATFPPEKPRNNNVSIMKNEPISTVSDPECFRRQQCTADCPPAYSPQNAGAHPEEAGDNLSVDYGFVAVAPTINEEDDEERERGHDEGNAETHAAGSSFPRSWLGAVGVHSPPVSPLQKSYQVQNLLQTCRETHTLIDPQAEKNTHELTSSALPTLNQVPSLTFPPGLFPNSNTDEDERHKPENQPLLSAYASQNIQNTSTFQPAQSDYLPDDYAMVAGASQETQEDDCDYEDEEEGGRICIDWDPETGKLVLPVFSVEERGDGFRESEEERRIGEDDVEAYVMKGELRLENVLVQQGSEEEEAERELERGGATGWEVDDFLSKWNLEISMGE; encoded by the exons ATGTGGGCTGGATtcatttttctcatcttttgGGGTCTGCCCCTCTCAG TGTCCATCCCCCCTCCCGGCCCCGTCAATGTCAGCTTTTCCTCTGTGAATCTAAGGAACGTCCTACACTGGTCTCCTGGAATTAACACTCCTGATGACACACTCTTTACTGTGGAATATTCAAT CTACGGGGACAGCATTGAGGGCAATAAAGGACGGCGTGTGCGCTGGAGGCCCGTGCAGAAATGTCGGGAAATAGTGCGGACCTGGTGCGATCTGAGCGGGGAGacggaggacgaggagcaggGCTACCATGCCAGAGTCCGGGCCGTGACCAGGAAGGCCTCGTCCCGATGGGTTCTGACACAGAGGCGGTTTGACCCAAAGGTGGACA CTAGTTTTGGTCCTCCATTGGTCTCTGTGGAAGTAGAAAACAACAGCGCCATCATCACGCTGAAGGGTCCCATGAGGTATCAGTCAAAAAACCACTCCTTCGTCCATTCAATGGCAGCAATCTACCCACAAATGACTTACAACCTCTCGGTCAACAATACCTACCGCAACCAGGTG CACCATGTCCCTGTGGCGGTCAGTCCACACAAATACCGGCAGCTGGACTACAACACAGAATATTGCTTTTCTGCTCGGTCACGGTTCCTCGCCATGCCCGTGCAGTGCCAGCCGTCAGCATGGCTCTGCATCGTCACGCCTAAAG acCCTCTGATCGAGCATCTGCAGAAGGTGGTTGTAAGCATTGTTGTTCCAGGCTTGTGCTTCGGTGTGATTGCGGTGGCTGGCTATGTTCTCCATCATTACCTGACGGGCAAAGGACAGAAGACCCCAAACATGCTG AACTCGTCATATTTCCAGCCAGCCCCGGCGACATTTCCACCTGAGAAGCCCAGGAATAACAATGTCAGCATCATGAAGAACGAGCCCATCAGCACCGTATCAGACCCTGAGTGCTTCAGGAGGCAGCAGTGTACCGCTGATTGCCCTCCCGCCTATTCACCGCAGAATGCCGGAGCGCATCCAGAGGAAGCCGGAGATAATTTGTCTGTTGACTATGGATTTGTCGCTGTCGCACCTACAATTAATGAAGAAGACgatgaagaaagagaaagagggcATGATGAAGGAAATGCTGAGACACACGCCGCTGGAAGCAGCTTCCCCAGGAGCTGGTTGGGAGCTGTGGGTGTCCACTCCCCTCCAGTTTCTCCTCTGCAGAAATCTTACCAAGTGCAGAACTTGTTGCAGacatgcagagaaacacacacgctGATAGATCCACAAGCTGAGAAAAACACTCACGAGCTCACAAGTTCAGCTTTACCCACACTAAATCAAGTGCCGTCACTCACTTTTCCTCCAGGTTTATTTCCTAACAGTAACACAGATGAGGATGAAAGGCACAAACCAGAAAATCAACCCCTCCTGTCGGCTTATGCATCCCAAAATATCCAAAACACGAGTACCTTCCAACCTGCCCAGTCCGATTACCTACCAGATGACTACGCCATGGTGGCAGGCGCCAGTCAGGAAACCCAGGAAGATGATTGTGATtatgaagatgaggaggaggggggaaggaTTTGTATTGACTGGGATCCTGAAACTGGGAAATTAGTGCTGCCGGTGTTCAGCGTGGAGGAAAGAGGGGATGGTTTCAGGGAGtcagaggaagaaaggaggaTTGGAGAAGACGATGTGGAGGCATATGTGATGAAGGGTGAACTGAGGTTGGAGAATGTGCTTGTTCAACAAGGatctgaggaagaagaggcagagagagagctggaAAGAGGTGGAGCAACGGGTTGGGAGGTGGATGATTTTTTGAGCAAATGGAATTTGGAAATCTCCATGGGTGAGTAG
- the il20ra gene encoding interleukin-20 receptor subunit alpha isoform X1: MWAGFIFLIFWGLPLSVSIPPPGPVNVSFSSVNLRNVLHWSPGINTPDDTLFTVEYSIYGDSIEGNKGRRVRWRPVQKCREIVRTWCDLSGETEDEEQGYHARVRAVTRKASSRWVLTQRRFDPKVDTSFGPPLVSVEVENNSAIITLKGPMRYQSKNHSFVHSMAAIYPQMTYNLSVNNTYRNQVHHVPVAVSPHKYRQLDYNTEYCFSARSRFLAMPVQCQPSAWLCIVTPKDPLIEHLQKVVVSIVVPGLCFGVIAVAGYVLHHYLTGKGQKTPNMLFPPFNLQNSSYFQPAPATFPPEKPRNNNVSIMKNEPISTVSDPECFRRQQCTADCPPAYSPQNAGAHPEEAGDNLSVDYGFVAVAPTINEEDDEERERGHDEGNAETHAAGSSFPRSWLGAVGVHSPPVSPLQKSYQVQNLLQTCRETHTLIDPQAEKNTHELTSSALPTLNQVPSLTFPPGLFPNSNTDEDERHKPENQPLLSAYASQNIQNTSTFQPAQSDYLPDDYAMVAGASQETQEDDCDYEDEEEGGRICIDWDPETGKLVLPVFSVEERGDGFRESEEERRIGEDDVEAYVMKGELRLENVLVQQGSEEEEAERELERGGATGWEVDDFLSKWNLEISMGE; the protein is encoded by the exons ATGTGGGCTGGATtcatttttctcatcttttgGGGTCTGCCCCTCTCAG TGTCCATCCCCCCTCCCGGCCCCGTCAATGTCAGCTTTTCCTCTGTGAATCTAAGGAACGTCCTACACTGGTCTCCTGGAATTAACACTCCTGATGACACACTCTTTACTGTGGAATATTCAAT CTACGGGGACAGCATTGAGGGCAATAAAGGACGGCGTGTGCGCTGGAGGCCCGTGCAGAAATGTCGGGAAATAGTGCGGACCTGGTGCGATCTGAGCGGGGAGacggaggacgaggagcaggGCTACCATGCCAGAGTCCGGGCCGTGACCAGGAAGGCCTCGTCCCGATGGGTTCTGACACAGAGGCGGTTTGACCCAAAGGTGGACA CTAGTTTTGGTCCTCCATTGGTCTCTGTGGAAGTAGAAAACAACAGCGCCATCATCACGCTGAAGGGTCCCATGAGGTATCAGTCAAAAAACCACTCCTTCGTCCATTCAATGGCAGCAATCTACCCACAAATGACTTACAACCTCTCGGTCAACAATACCTACCGCAACCAGGTG CACCATGTCCCTGTGGCGGTCAGTCCACACAAATACCGGCAGCTGGACTACAACACAGAATATTGCTTTTCTGCTCGGTCACGGTTCCTCGCCATGCCCGTGCAGTGCCAGCCGTCAGCATGGCTCTGCATCGTCACGCCTAAAG acCCTCTGATCGAGCATCTGCAGAAGGTGGTTGTAAGCATTGTTGTTCCAGGCTTGTGCTTCGGTGTGATTGCGGTGGCTGGCTATGTTCTCCATCATTACCTGACGGGCAAAGGACAGAAGACCCCAAACATGCTG TTTCCTCCTTTCAACCTCCAGAACTCGTCATATTTCCAGCCAGCCCCGGCGACATTTCCACCTGAGAAGCCCAGGAATAACAATGTCAGCATCATGAAGAACGAGCCCATCAGCACCGTATCAGACCCTGAGTGCTTCAGGAGGCAGCAGTGTACCGCTGATTGCCCTCCCGCCTATTCACCGCAGAATGCCGGAGCGCATCCAGAGGAAGCCGGAGATAATTTGTCTGTTGACTATGGATTTGTCGCTGTCGCACCTACAATTAATGAAGAAGACgatgaagaaagagaaagagggcATGATGAAGGAAATGCTGAGACACACGCCGCTGGAAGCAGCTTCCCCAGGAGCTGGTTGGGAGCTGTGGGTGTCCACTCCCCTCCAGTTTCTCCTCTGCAGAAATCTTACCAAGTGCAGAACTTGTTGCAGacatgcagagaaacacacacgctGATAGATCCACAAGCTGAGAAAAACACTCACGAGCTCACAAGTTCAGCTTTACCCACACTAAATCAAGTGCCGTCACTCACTTTTCCTCCAGGTTTATTTCCTAACAGTAACACAGATGAGGATGAAAGGCACAAACCAGAAAATCAACCCCTCCTGTCGGCTTATGCATCCCAAAATATCCAAAACACGAGTACCTTCCAACCTGCCCAGTCCGATTACCTACCAGATGACTACGCCATGGTGGCAGGCGCCAGTCAGGAAACCCAGGAAGATGATTGTGATtatgaagatgaggaggaggggggaaggaTTTGTATTGACTGGGATCCTGAAACTGGGAAATTAGTGCTGCCGGTGTTCAGCGTGGAGGAAAGAGGGGATGGTTTCAGGGAGtcagaggaagaaaggaggaTTGGAGAAGACGATGTGGAGGCATATGTGATGAAGGGTGAACTGAGGTTGGAGAATGTGCTTGTTCAACAAGGatctgaggaagaagaggcagagagagagctggaAAGAGGTGGAGCAACGGGTTGGGAGGTGGATGATTTTTTGAGCAAATGGAATTTGGAAATCTCCATGGGTGAGTAG